The DNA segment ATTTTTCCCTTCTGAAAAAATAGTATTTACAGGAAACCCAGTACGACAAGATTTACTGGATATTTCTAAGAAAAGAAACAAAGCGCAACAGTTTTTTAACCTCGATGCGAATAAAAAAACGCTGTTGGTGTTAGGCGGAAGTTTAGGCGCGAAAAAGATCAACGAACTTATTGATAACTCGCTTTCGTTTTTTGAAGAAAAAAATGTTCAGGTCATTTGGCAGTGCGGGAAGTTTTATGAAGAAACTTATAAAAACAAATCGACAGGAACGACTCAAGTTCATGCTTATTTAAATAGGATGGATTTGGCGTATGCAGCAGCAGATATTATTATTTCAAGAGCAGGAGCTTTATCGGTTTCCGAATTGTGTTTGGTAGGGAAGCCGGTTATTTTCATTCCGTCGCCTAATGTGGCAGAAGACCATCAAACTAAAAACGCACAAGCGGTTTCAGAAAATAATGCCGCTATTTTGTTAAAAGAAAACCAATTGGAAGAACAATTTGAAAGTAAATTTTCAGCTTTGCTTTCTTCCGAAGAAAAACAAAAGGAACTTTCTGAGAACATAAAAAAAATGGCAAAACCCAATGCCACAAAAGATATCGTTGTAGAAATTGAAAAATTAATTTCTGAACAAAAAGGGAGCTAACTAATGAAGCATTTAGACAACATACAAACGCTTTATTTTATCGGTATCGGAGGTATCGGGATGAGTGCGTTGGCTCGTTATTGTAAGCTAAAAGGTTACAATGTGTTGGGGTATGATAGAACGGAGAGTGACATTACTGAAACGTTAGAAAAAGAAGATATTTCAGTTTCTTTTATAGATTCGGTGGAAGAAATTTCAAAGAACAGTTTTGATAAGGGAAAAACATTGGTTGTCAGTACACCGGCTGTTAAACACAACAACATCTTGTCTTGGTTTCAGGAAAATGAATACAACATCGTAAAACGAGCAGCTTTGCTAGGCGAAGTTACTAAAAACACTTTTTGCTTGGCTGTTGCAGGAACCCACGGTAAAACCACAACTTCAGCTATTTTAGGACACTTATTGGCTGAAACAGGAATGGCGGTTACCGCTTTCTTGGGTGGGATTGCAGAGAATTACAACTCAAATTTTATTTCAAATGGAACACTAATTACGGTGGTTGAAGCAGATGAATTTGACCGTTCCTTTATGCAATTACGTCCAGATATAGCGTGTATCACATCTATGGATCCTGATCATTTGGATATTTATGGAGATGTTTCAGAATTTGAAAAAACCTTTAAAGATTTTGCAAGGTTAGTTCCTGAGAAAGATCATTTATTGCATAAAAAAGGCTTGTCTTTAAGCGGAAAAACGGTTGCAATTGAAGAAACAGCCGATTATGAAGCTCAAAACGTCCGTATTGAAGATGGCGGGTATGTGTTTAACCTAAAAACACCAACCCGAACTCTTGAAGATTTACGTTTTTATTTACCCGGAAAACATAACCTACATAATGCTGTAACAGCTCTGGGTATGGCGATTTTAGCAGGTTCCCCAACCCGTCGTCTACCCGAAGCGTTACAAAGTTTTAAAGGCGTGCAAAGACGATTTTCGTATAAAATTAAAACGGATAACTTGGTGTTGATTGATGATTATGCACATCACCCAACCGAATTGAATGCATTGCATCAAGCTGTCGCAGAAATGTATCCAAATGAAAGCAAATTGATTGTTTTTCAGCCACATCTTTTTAGCCGAACAAAAGATTTTGCAGAAGGGTTTGCTGAAAGTTTGTCAAAATTTGATGAGATAATCCTGTTAGATATCTATCCAGCACGAGAAGAACCTATGGAAGGAATTACTTCAAAATGGTTGCTAGAAAAGATTGATTCCGATAAAAAAAGTTTGGTTTCAAAAGAAGATTTACCTATCGTTATAGAGCAATCAAACTGTAAAGTGAAAGTAATGGCAGGTGCCGGTGACATTGGGGTTGAAGTAAATAAAGTAAAAAAGTATTTAGAACATGAAGCGTAGTTGGGAATACATAAAATTTGTGTTGCTATTTGGCTTAGTTGTGTTTTTATTCAGCTTTACCAAACAACGAAATAGTAGTAGAAACTTAGAAAAAACTACTATTGAATTCTTAGATGAGAGTAGCCCTTTCATCACACGCAATACAGTTAATAAATTGTTGATACAAAATTACGATAGTGTTACGAGCATCCGTAAAGATAGGTTAGTTTTGAAAGAGGTGGAGTCTCGTTTATTAGAAAACGACATGATATTTGATGCTCAGGTGTTTATTACCTTATCTGGGACGCTTGGAGCTAAGATAAAACAAAGAAAACCACTAGGTAGAGTTGCTGCCTCGCTGGATTATTATATTGATGAAGAAGGAAAGGAAATGCCATTGTCATCAGTTTATACAGAAAGGGTGCCATTAATAACCGGAGTTTCAAAATCGAATTTTAGCACTGTAACTCCTTTATTAAAAGCAATAAATGAAGATCCATTTATGAAAAGTAGCGTAATAGGCTTAGAGCTTCGGCAAAATGGAAATATTGAATTAAGATTACGAAAACATAATTTTAAAGTGCTTTTTGGGAAACCAAAAGCGATAGCCAATAAGTTTCAAAACTTTAAGGCGTTTTATAAGAAAACAAAACAAGATAATAAGCTTTCAAGCTACAAATTGGTCAATTTACAATTTGGTAACCAAGTAGTAGCAACAAAATTATAAAGCGATGGAAAACGAGAACATAGCTGTAGGATTAGATATTGGAACCACCAAGATTGTAGCCATGATTGGTCGTAAGAATGAGTATGGGAAAGTAGAGATATTAGGTATTGGAAGGTCTAAAAGTCTCGGTGTACATAGAGGGGTGGTTAATAATATTACACAAACTATACAATCTATACAGCAAGCGGTGCAAGATGCTGAAACGTCTTCAGGAATGAAGATTGACAATGTAATGGTAGGTATTGCTGGCCAGCATATACGAAGTTTGCAACATAGTGATTATATAACCCGCAGCGACAGTGATGAAGTAATTGACGAAGCTGATATAGAACGCTTATGTAATCAAGTTCATAAACTAGTGATGTTGCCTGGAGAAGAAATTATCCACGTGCTTCCGCAGGATTTTAAAGTAGATGGTCAAGCTGAAGTAAAAGAACCCATCGGTATGTACGGCGGCCGCTTAGAGGCTAATTTCCATGTAGTAGTAGGGCAGGTTTCTTCTATACGTAATGTCGGCAGATGTATTAAAAGTGCTGGCTTAAACCTTTCTGCAATTACATTAGAACCATTGGCTTCGGCAAACGCTGTATTAAGCAGAGAGGAAAAAGAAGCAGGAGTAGCATTGATTGATATTGGTGGTGGGACAACAGATTTAGCCATTTTCAAAGATGGAATTATTCGTCATACAGCTGTAATACCTTTCGGCGGCGGCGTAATAACAGAAGATATAAAAGAAGGGTGTTCTATTATCGAAAAACAAGCTGAATTGCTGAAAATTAAATTTGGTTCTGCTTGGCCGGGGGAAAACAAAGAAAACGAAATTGTTTCCATTCCAGGTTTGCGAGGACGCGAACCTAAAGAAATTACGCTGAAAAACCTTTCAAAAATAATTCACGCCCGTACGGTCGAAATTATTGAACAAGCATATTTAGAAATAAAAAATTACGGTCACGAAGAACAAAAGAAAAAACTAATAGGTGGAATTGTATTGACTGGTGGCGGTGCCCAATTGCAGCACTTAAAACAATTGGTTGAGTATATAACTGGGATGGATACCCGCATAGGATATCCAAACGAGCATCTGGCTGGTGGCAGTGATGATGAAACTACAAGCCCCACTTATGCTACGGCAGTAGGGTTGGTGCTTAGTAGCTTAAATAATCAAGAAAAGGAACAGCAAAAAAAGCAAGAAAAACAGGTTGAAGATACTGAAGAAAGCGATACCGAGACTATTGAAGAACCAACCAAGGCTGAAGAAGAAAAGGAGCAACCACCAAAAGAGCGCAAACGTTTTCTAGACAAATGGGCTGAAAAGTTCAAGGAGTTTCTAGATAACGCAGAATAAAAATAAAAAAAGAAGAAAAAGAAACCTCACAAAAAACAAATACTATGAGCAGCAACACAGATTTTGATAACATTTCGTTCGATCTGCCCAAAAACCAATCAAATGTCATAAAGGTAATTGGCGTTGGTGGTGGAGGTAGCAACGCGATCAATCACATGTTTAACCAAGGAATAAAAGGAGTTGACTTTGTGATTTGTAATACTGACGCACAAGCATTGGAGAACAGCTCGGTGCCTATTAGAATTCAACTAGGTGTTTCTTTAACCGAAGGGTTAGGAGCAGGTGCTAATCCTCAAATAGGGGAGCAGTCTGCTATGGAAAGCATGGAAGAAATTAAAGGCATGCTTACTACCAATACCAAAATGATTTTTATTACAGCCGGAATGGGCGGTGGTACGGGAACTGGAGCAGCACCAATTATTGCCAAAATGGCGAAAGAGCTAGATATTCTAACAGTGGGGATTGTTACTATCCCTTTTCAGTTTGAAGGGAAAACCCGTAACGAACAAGCTCAAATTGGAGTGGAGAAATTGCGCCAAAATTGTGATTCTCTTATTGTGATTAACAACAATAAACTGCGAGAGGTTTATGGAAATCTTGGTTTTAAAGCTGGTTTCTCAAAAGCAGACGAAGTACTTGCCACAGCTGCCCGTGGTATTGCTGAAGTTATTACACATCACTACACACAAAACATTGACTTGCGTGATGCCAAAACGGTACTGGCTAACAGTGGCACTGCCATTATGGGGAGTGCAAGTGCTACCGGTGCCAAAAGAGCGAGTGAGGCTATTGGTAAAGCGTTAGACTCTCCTCTGTTGAACGATAATAAAATTAAAGGTGCTAAGAACGTACTGTTGCTCATCGTTTCTGGTACTGAAGAAATTACAATTGACGAAATTGGAGAAATAAGTGATCATATTCAAGATGAAGCTGGTCATAGCGCCAATATTATTATGGGGGTTGGTGAAGATGAAGACTTGGAAGGTGCTATTGGTATTACTGTTATTGCAACTGGGTTTAATGCAGAACAGCAAGATGATATTGTAAATACTGAGAGCAAAAAAATAATTCATACCCTAGAAGAGGAACAAAAGGCAGAACATGACTTATCTGTTAAGCCAGGAGCGACTCCCATTGAATTACCCAAACAGAAAGAACCTGTAAAAGAGGAAAAGCCCGTTATCAAGCATACTTTGTTTGAAGAAGAAGAAGTTGAGGAAAAAATGCCTCCTATTTCTGAAACTAAAAAGCCAGAACCTACTCGTTCAAGAGAAAAAGAAAAAGGTTCAATCCCTTTTGAAGGCTATGTGGAAACTTCAGAACTTTTAAAAAATATAGATGTTTCATATGAAGAAATAGACATTCATCGCATTGCCGAATTTGAACAATTGGTAATCAACGAAATGGATGTAAACGATTTTGTAATCGTTGAACCGAAAAAGAAAGAACAACAAGTTCAACAAAAACAGGTTTCAAATGAGTCTCGTCAGAATGCAGGAGAAACGGCTAAACAAAATCAGGAAATAGCTGCAGAAAGTGAAGACCAAATGTTGATGTTTGACCTTCCTGTAAACGCTGTTTCAGATTCTAATAAGAATTATAAAAAAGAAGAGGAAGATCAAGATACAATAACTTCAGAGGTTGATGATATTGAAGTGAAAGATCACGTAGAGGTTATTCCTGTAACTGAGTTCTCAAATGAAGGTGTTAAGCGTTATAGTTTAGACGACTATCAGGAAAAAGAAGATGAGCTTTTAAACGCTAAACCAAAGACAGAAAAAGACGAAACAGTAGAAGAGGAGTTGGTCTTTGAAAAGAAAACAGTAGCGCCAACAGAAGAGGTTTCAGAAAATGATTCTTCTAGCGAAGAAGTTGATCCATTAAATTCGCCTATTTCAAAACTATTGAAAGACCGTACCGAAGAGCGTAAACGAAAAATGAAAGACTTTAATTATAAGTTTAGAAACAGTGGTTCTAAAATTGATGATATTGAAAAGCAACCCGCATATAAGCGTATGGGGATTGATTTAGATGAAAAAAATGATACTGACGGTTCCCTTTCACGGACATCGGTAAACAGTGATGATGATGATATTGACTTACGTAGTAATAATTCTTTCTTACATGATAATGTAGATTAAATGTGAACAAAATAAAATTTTTAAACCTACAAGGTCTCCTTGTAGGTTTTTCTTTAAAAATATAAACATAATAGCTATCTTCGCATACTGTTATAAAATACAACGAAAATGAGCTTACAAAAGCAGGTAATGGAGGCTATGAAAACGGCCATGAAAGAAAAAGATGCTAATGCTTTAGAAGCGTTACGCTCTGTAAAATCGGCCCTATTAATGGCACAGACTGAAAGCGGTTCTAAAAAAGAACTTACTGAGGAGGAAGAAGTTAAATTGCTTCAAAAACAAGTAAAGCAACGTAAGGATAGTGCGGCTATTTATAAAGATCAAGACAGGAATGATCTTGCAGAACCTGAGCTGAAACAGGCTGCTATTATTGAGAATTTCTTACCTGCTCAATTAAGCGAAGAAGAGGTTGCTAAAATAGTTGATGAAATTATATCCGAGACTGGAGCAGAATCTATGAAAGATATGGGCAAGGTAATGGGGATGGCCAATAAAAAGTTGGCAGGACAAGCTGACGGCAAAACCATTTCAAACATTGTTAAACAAAGGTTATCACAATAAGTAAAACTCACGCGTTATACTTCGTCTAATAAAGGAGTATAATGAGTGTTAAGGCCGCGTGGCGCAACTGAATACCCGCCCGATCCGAACTGACGTTAGTCTCGTTCGGGCGGGGCGCATAAAGTAAAGTATATGTTTTATGTTTATGTCCTTTATAGTATAGGTTTTGATAGATATTATATAGGAATGAGCATGAGGTTACAAGAAAGGTTATTTGAACATAATGCAGGTAAAACAAAATCGACTAAGGCTTTTATACCTTGGAAAGTAGTTCATACAGAATCCTTTTCCACTAGAATGGAGGCTCGATCACGAGAAAAATATCTCAAGTCGGCCGCTGGGAGAAAATGGAGAAAACAAAATATTAGGCCGCGTGGCGCAACTGAATAGCGCATCAGATTTCGGCTCTGAGGGTTGGGGGTTTGAATCCCTCCGCGGTCACTTTAAAGCCTACAACAAATGTTGTAGGCTTTTTTTTTGAATCGTATTCTTTCTTATTTAAGAATATTAAAAATATCCGTACTTTTCATTTTAAATATTAAATTGAAAATAATGGAAAAAATTTTAAGTATAGGTTCCCGAATAAACCATCCAGAATATGGAAAAGGTGTAATAACAAATGTTTCACCAACAATGTATTGGGTTACTTTTATTGATAGCGGGTTAGAAACAATTAATATTGATTCAGATTTTGAAGTGATAGAAGCTTGCGAAGATGAATTAGATACGGTAAGTTTCTATGAAGTAGAACAGACTTTACGAAGTATATTAAAGAAGTGGAGCGATGTTTCAGAAATTATCCCAATTGCTGATAAATATAAAGGAGGAACGTTAATACTACAACCAAATGACAGTAACCTGTCTAATAAAGAGATTCCGATTGATTCTTTCTTTCATAAAATCGTTATGCTCCGGGACCGCCTTAGGGTTATGGAGCAAAAAATAAATTCTAATAAATTACTGGAAGACCAAGATAAGGTAGATTTACAACAATATATAACGCGTTGCTATGGTACGTTAACTACCTTTAATGTCTTGTTTAAGAACACTAGCCAAAGTTTTAAAGGAGAAAGCTCTAAGAAGTAACTTTGAGCATTTAATATGATAAAAAATAAAAGAGCCACTTAATTTAAGTGGCTCTTTTTTAAATTTAAGATATAAACTTATTTAGTTAACATCCCAAAATAACTTACTTAAGATGGTGTCACCATTAGATAGACCTGAAACAGCTTCAGCTCTATTGGCTCCATTTAAAGTTTGTAGTATTTGTGGGTAACGTAATCTAAATGGTAAATCTGTTACATCTGGACCTGGTTCAAAAATATAGTCGTCAACCTCTGCAGCAGCAGCTTGTTCTGCTGGTAAAGTTATAGTTTCTCCAGGTAATACTATAGTACTTGGAAAACCTGTTCTTCTATATTCTGAATAAGCTTCGTGAGGTTGCATGTATAAACCAACATACTTTTGGTTTAAAACAGTTTCTTCTGTTGCGGCTGGTAGGGCAGTAACAAAAGCATCAACTTCTGCAGCTGGAACACCCCAACGAGTCATAGAGGCTCTTACACCATCTTCGTACTGTGCTTGATTCCAACCATTGTTTTCAGAAAGAATAAATGAAACTTCAGCATACTCCATTAAAACTTCACCAAAATCAGGTCTAAGTATATTACTACTTGGAAAAGAATACGTGGTGAAAGGTAATGTGTTTGCTAATGGAAAAGCATAAGGTATACCAACATAGTCAGCATAATCTTCGCTTACTTCATAATTGTCAGCTTTAATATCAGCAATAGCAACAGATTTTGGTGCTGCCATTTGAAAAAGTCTTGGGTCTGGACCAAAAGATCCTGTTTCTCCTTTTAATAAATCAACAAAAGGCTTTGCAACTGCAAAATCAGTACGATCTAGAAATGCTTGCCAAAAAGGAGAAGCATTTGTATTTGTAACGTCATAAGCTTGAACAGCATTATCAGCATTAGAAGTAAATACTCCAGAGGTAATAGCTGCACTAATAGCACTATTAGCTGTAGAAGGATCAACTTCTTTAAGTCTATTAGCAACTCTTAATATTAGAGAGTTAGCAAACTTTTTCCATTTAGTAGCGTCTCCACCGTAAATGTTATCTCCAGTAGAAAATACATCTTCAGAAGTGTTTATCATATCAGCAGACTCTCTCAATTCTTTTAAGATGTCAGCATAGATTTTCTCCTGTGAAGCAAATCTTGGTGAAAAACTTTCATCAATATTTAAAGCTTCAAATTCTGGATCATCACTACCGTAAGAGTAGTAAGGTACATCACCAAAGAAATCTGTTAATCTATGAAACATGTATGATAACATGATTCTAGATGCAGCTATTTGGTTTTGGTTATTACCGACAGCTGATGCTTGCACTGCTGTTTCTGGGTCAACGTTTATATCTATAATAGATTTAAACTCTGTAGCGACTAAATATGTATTTCGGTATAAGCTTTCCGCAGTTGTTTCTCTATATAAATAGCGATCTTCATCTGCATAAGCATTTTGACCCCAGTATTGCATCCATGGTAAGGAAAGTCTACCTGAGTTAAAATCGTCCCGTAAAAAGTCGGTATATTGTTTCGTTGCACTGTTGAAGATTGTATTAGGTAATACAAACTCCGGTGCATTTGGATTGGCATTAAGATTGTCGATATCCTCACTACAAGAAATAAATCCTGTAGCAGAAGCGAACATTAATGCAACTATTAATATCTTTTTCATCTTATTTTAAAATTTTAATTCAACATTTACACCAATTGATCTTGTTGATGGTAAAGAACCACCTTCAGAACCTTGAATGTTTCCACTACCAGAAGTTGCAACTTCTGGGTCAAAGTTTTCATTATCTAAGCCCCAAGCAAATAAGTTTCTACCAAAAGCAGATACTCTAATCGAGCTTAAATCACCTACCCATTCAGAAGGAAGAGTGTAGCCTAATGAAACTTCACGTAATTTAACATAATCAGCGTCAAATACGTTTGCTGCATCAGCACCAAAGAAATAATCTTGACCTTCTTGTTGAGCTGAGATTAATTGAGTGTTTGTAGCTGTATTTGAAACGGTATAAGTACCATCGTCATTATATGTAACATCTCCTGTAACACCGTCTAATACTACACCTACTTCACGTTTATTGTTAGCGGCTGTCTGCTCTAAGATACCAGAGTAGTTACCCCAGATATTTGTTAAAGATCTATAAACACCACCTTTTTGCCAGTCAATTAGGAAACTCAAGCTGATACCTTTATACTCAAAGCTATTTCTGAAGCCCATATTAAAGTCTGGAAGTACTGATCCTAAGTTTTGAACATCTGGTGTCTCTAAATACGTTCCACCAGCTCCAACTACTTTGTTTCCTTGATCATCATAAACAAAATCTGTTCCTCTAATGATACCGTAAGGTTCACCTACAACAGCGTTTAATGAAACTCCGTTAAATGGGAACGTTGCTAGTTGAAGTGTTTCAACTCCATCAATTAATTCAAGTAACTCATTGTCGTTCTTAGAGAAATTCCAAGTTAAGTCCCATCTGAAATCATCAGATTCAATTGGAGTAATGTTTACCAATGCTTCAATACCTTTGTTTTCTAGAACTCCAGCATTCTGGAAAGTACTAGTAAAACCAGTAGCAGGATCTATAGATACAGGTGTAATTAAGTCGCTTGTCTTCTCATTGTAATAAGTAAGATCAAAGCTCACACGGTTTTTAAGGAAAGCCATTTCAAGACCAACCTCCCAAGTTTCCTTGTTTTCAGGTCTCAATTCAGGATTCAATTTTCTGTTACTATTAGCAAATTGTGGTGTTCCTAAAAAGGAAGCTCCATCATCTAAGGTAAAACCTGTTCCACCTCCAAATACATTGATTAAGTTGTAAGGATCTGTGTCACCACCTACTTCTGCATAACCTCCACGAATCTTACCGAAAGATAACCAGTCGCCATCAATAAATTGAGAGAAAACAATAGATCCATTTACAGATGGGTAAAAGTATGAATTGTTATCAGATGGTAGAGTAGAAGACCAGTCATTTCGACCTGTAACAGTTAAGTAAGCAAAATTGTCATATCCGAAAGATGCTGAACCAAAAACACTATTTACTCTTTTTCTAGAGTCAAAATCATCTGCTAGTGGGTCATTTGTAGAGTTATTTAAGTTGTAAATTCCAGGAGTAGCTAAGCCACCTCTAGTGTTACCAGCAATTCTATGGAACTCAACATCTCTTCTATTTGTACCAACAAAAGTGTTTAAGCTAACTTTATCATCAAAAAAGTTTGTGTCATAATGTAATCTAGCTTCATAGTTAATTTCTTCGAAATTTCTATCGCTCTCTGTGTAACCAGATACGGCTTGAGAACCAAATGCAGTTCTTTCAGAAATTCTTAGGTTATAAGTATCTGCGTAAATTTTTCCAGTAGCATATAAGTCATCAGTAATGTCATATTGCATACCTACATTACCATACCATCTTGTTCTTTTATCTTGTGCAGTATTTTCGTATAACGTCCAATAAGGGTTATCTGTATAACGAGGTGTCGCATCATCAAAAGCTGTACGGTTCCAAGTTCTTTGTGTACCATCTGGCAATTTATACTTTTTAAGTCTCTCATAGTCTAACTGAGTTTGACCAAATTGATATAATTGCTGTACTACTCCAGTTCCAGTATAACCAGTTGCAGGTCTATTAAAACCTTCGGTTATAGTCATATTAATACCAGCATCCACTTTTAACCTTTCGGTTAGTTGTGATGAGCCATTAAAGTTTACTGAAGTTTTGTCTAATTCAGAGTTTGGAACAATACCTTTTGTTTTAGTGTTGTTCACAGACAAACGCATGTTAGAATT comes from the Marixanthomonas ophiurae genome and includes:
- a CDS encoding SusD/RagB family nutrient-binding outer membrane lipoprotein encodes the protein MFASATGFISCSEDIDNLNANPNAPEFVLPNTIFNSATKQYTDFLRDDFNSGRLSLPWMQYWGQNAYADEDRYLYRETTAESLYRNTYLVATEFKSIIDINVDPETAVQASAVGNNQNQIAASRIMLSYMFHRLTDFFGDVPYYSYGSDDPEFEALNIDESFSPRFASQEKIYADILKELRESADMINTSEDVFSTGDNIYGGDATKWKKFANSLILRVANRLKEVDPSTANSAISAAITSGVFTSNADNAVQAYDVTNTNASPFWQAFLDRTDFAVAKPFVDLLKGETGSFGPDPRLFQMAAPKSVAIADIKADNYEVSEDYADYVGIPYAFPLANTLPFTTYSFPSSNILRPDFGEVLMEYAEVSFILSENNGWNQAQYEDGVRASMTRWGVPAAEVDAFVTALPAATEETVLNQKYVGLYMQPHEAYSEYRRTGFPSTIVLPGETITLPAEQAAAAEVDDYIFEPGPDVTDLPFRLRYPQILQTLNGANRAEAVSGLSNGDTILSKLFWDVN
- a CDS encoding cell division protein FtsQ/DivIB, which gives rise to MKRSWEYIKFVLLFGLVVFLFSFTKQRNSSRNLEKTTIEFLDESSPFITRNTVNKLLIQNYDSVTSIRKDRLVLKEVESRLLENDMIFDAQVFITLSGTLGAKIKQRKPLGRVAASLDYYIDEEGKEMPLSSVYTERVPLITGVSKSNFSTVTPLLKAINEDPFMKSSVIGLELRQNGNIELRLRKHNFKVLFGKPKAIANKFQNFKAFYKKTKQDNKLSSYKLVNLQFGNQVVATKL
- the ftsA gene encoding cell division protein FtsA produces the protein MENENIAVGLDIGTTKIVAMIGRKNEYGKVEILGIGRSKSLGVHRGVVNNITQTIQSIQQAVQDAETSSGMKIDNVMVGIAGQHIRSLQHSDYITRSDSDEVIDEADIERLCNQVHKLVMLPGEEIIHVLPQDFKVDGQAEVKEPIGMYGGRLEANFHVVVGQVSSIRNVGRCIKSAGLNLSAITLEPLASANAVLSREEKEAGVALIDIGGGTTDLAIFKDGIIRHTAVIPFGGGVITEDIKEGCSIIEKQAELLKIKFGSAWPGENKENEIVSIPGLRGREPKEITLKNLSKIIHARTVEIIEQAYLEIKNYGHEEQKKKLIGGIVLTGGGAQLQHLKQLVEYITGMDTRIGYPNEHLAGGSDDETTSPTYATAVGLVLSSLNNQEKEQQKKQEKQVEDTEESDTETIEEPTKAEEEKEQPPKERKRFLDKWAEKFKEFLDNAE
- the ftsZ gene encoding cell division protein FtsZ; this translates as MSSNTDFDNISFDLPKNQSNVIKVIGVGGGGSNAINHMFNQGIKGVDFVICNTDAQALENSSVPIRIQLGVSLTEGLGAGANPQIGEQSAMESMEEIKGMLTTNTKMIFITAGMGGGTGTGAAPIIAKMAKELDILTVGIVTIPFQFEGKTRNEQAQIGVEKLRQNCDSLIVINNNKLREVYGNLGFKAGFSKADEVLATAARGIAEVITHHYTQNIDLRDAKTVLANSGTAIMGSASATGAKRASEAIGKALDSPLLNDNKIKGAKNVLLLIVSGTEEITIDEIGEISDHIQDEAGHSANIIMGVGEDEDLEGAIGITVIATGFNAEQQDDIVNTESKKIIHTLEEEQKAEHDLSVKPGATPIELPKQKEPVKEEKPVIKHTLFEEEEVEEKMPPISETKKPEPTRSREKEKGSIPFEGYVETSELLKNIDVSYEEIDIHRIAEFEQLVINEMDVNDFVIVEPKKKEQQVQQKQVSNESRQNAGETAKQNQEIAAESEDQMLMFDLPVNAVSDSNKNYKKEEEDQDTITSEVDDIEVKDHVEVIPVTEFSNEGVKRYSLDDYQEKEDELLNAKPKTEKDETVEEELVFEKKTVAPTEEVSENDSSSEEVDPLNSPISKLLKDRTEERKRKMKDFNYKFRNSGSKIDDIEKQPAYKRMGIDLDEKNDTDGSLSRTSVNSDDDDIDLRSNNSFLHDNVD
- a CDS encoding GatB/YqeY domain-containing protein, with the protein product MSLQKQVMEAMKTAMKEKDANALEALRSVKSALLMAQTESGSKKELTEEEEVKLLQKQVKQRKDSAAIYKDQDRNDLAEPELKQAAIIENFLPAQLSEEEVAKIVDEIISETGAESMKDMGKVMGMANKKLAGQADGKTISNIVKQRLSQ
- the murG gene encoding undecaprenyldiphospho-muramoylpentapeptide beta-N-acetylglucosaminyltransferase encodes the protein MKPYKFIISGGGTGGHIYPAIAIADELQQRYPEAEFLFVGAKDRMEMEKVPNAGYKIEGLWISGIQRKLSLKNVMFPLKLISSLLKSRKILTKFKPTVAIGTGGYASAPLLRSASQKGIPCLIQEQNSHAGITNKWLSSKANAICVAYNGMEKFFPSEKIVFTGNPVRQDLLDISKKRNKAQQFFNLDANKKTLLVLGGSLGAKKINELIDNSLSFFEEKNVQVIWQCGKFYEETYKNKSTGTTQVHAYLNRMDLAYAAADIIISRAGALSVSELCLVGKPVIFIPSPNVAEDHQTKNAQAVSENNAAILLKENQLEEQFESKFSALLSSEEKQKELSENIKKMAKPNATKDIVVEIEKLISEQKGS
- the murC gene encoding UDP-N-acetylmuramate--L-alanine ligase, whose translation is MKHLDNIQTLYFIGIGGIGMSALARYCKLKGYNVLGYDRTESDITETLEKEDISVSFIDSVEEISKNSFDKGKTLVVSTPAVKHNNILSWFQENEYNIVKRAALLGEVTKNTFCLAVAGTHGKTTTSAILGHLLAETGMAVTAFLGGIAENYNSNFISNGTLITVVEADEFDRSFMQLRPDIACITSMDPDHLDIYGDVSEFEKTFKDFARLVPEKDHLLHKKGLSLSGKTVAIEETADYEAQNVRIEDGGYVFNLKTPTRTLEDLRFYLPGKHNLHNAVTALGMAILAGSPTRRLPEALQSFKGVQRRFSYKIKTDNLVLIDDYAHHPTELNALHQAVAEMYPNESKLIVFQPHLFSRTKDFAEGFAESLSKFDEIILLDIYPAREEPMEGITSKWLLEKIDSDKKSLVSKEDLPIVIEQSNCKVKVMAGAGDIGVEVNKVKKYLEHEA
- a CDS encoding GIY-YIG nuclease family protein, producing MFYVYVLYSIGFDRYYIGMSMRLQERLFEHNAGKTKSTKAFIPWKVVHTESFSTRMEARSREKYLKSAAGRKWRKQNIRPRGATE